From the genome of Arthrobacter alpinus, one region includes:
- a CDS encoding ABC transporter permease, whose translation MSTNTTAIRDSSGIRLFSWFLAKRLVQAAVVIAIVSVIVFLLLQALPGGPARGILGQQATEAQIKAFNHEQGFDLPLIQQYFNYVGQWVKGGLGRSFVMNTDVSSLIAQRLPKTMILSVAAIVGALLVAIPLGMAQAMRRNKAFDYVMTGLNFVVYSTPSFFLGLLLIMLFSQLLGWLPASAPQGDTVAEILSQPKEMILPILTSGLAGVATFSRYMRSATIDNLHEDYVRTARAKGTPMNKVISRHVLRNSLTPVVTMLGYYLPVMFGGALVVEQLFNYPGMGLLFWNAAQTSDFPVLLGCVLVISVATVVGSLLADITQFVLDPRARGGVK comes from the coding sequence ATGTCGACTAACACCACCGCCATTCGCGATAGCTCAGGGATTCGGCTGTTCAGTTGGTTTTTAGCCAAAAGACTTGTGCAGGCGGCGGTCGTCATCGCGATCGTCTCGGTTATTGTGTTCCTGTTGCTCCAGGCTCTGCCCGGCGGACCAGCCCGCGGCATCCTGGGCCAACAGGCCACCGAAGCCCAAATTAAGGCTTTCAACCATGAGCAGGGTTTCGACCTCCCGCTCATCCAGCAGTACTTTAATTACGTGGGCCAGTGGGTGAAAGGAGGTCTAGGTCGTTCATTCGTCATGAACACAGACGTCTCCTCACTCATTGCCCAACGACTTCCCAAGACTATGATCTTGTCCGTTGCCGCAATCGTTGGCGCCCTGTTGGTCGCCATCCCTTTGGGCATGGCCCAAGCCATGCGTCGCAATAAGGCCTTTGACTACGTGATGACCGGATTAAACTTCGTTGTGTACTCCACACCGAGTTTCTTCCTCGGACTGCTGCTGATCATGCTCTTCTCTCAGCTGCTAGGTTGGCTTCCGGCCAGTGCACCACAGGGCGATACGGTGGCAGAGATCCTGTCCCAGCCCAAGGAAATGATCCTACCAATCCTCACCAGCGGTTTGGCTGGCGTTGCAACATTCTCGCGCTACATGCGATCAGCAACTATCGACAATCTTCACGAGGACTACGTTCGCACGGCCCGTGCCAAGGGCACGCCGATGAACAAAGTCATTTCCCGCCATGTACTGCGTAACTCGTTGACGCCTGTGGTGACCATGCTTGGCTATTATCTACCGGTCATGTTCGGCGGCGCCCTAGTCGTCGAACAACTCTTCAACTACCCGGGAATGGGTCTGCTCTTCTGGAACGCAGCGCAAACAAGCGACTTCCCGGTCCTCTTGGGCTGCGTGCTGGTCATTTCTGTAGCTACCGTCGTCGGATCTCTGTTGGCCGACATCACCCAGTTCGTTCTCGATCCCCGCGCCCGTGGAGGTGTTAAGTGA